A region from the uncultured Bacteroides sp. genome encodes:
- a CDS encoding alpha-L-fucosidase: MRKNILFVCLLFLAVQVFAGTPLRDAPKPLSPLPLPKQVKWEQMETLAFVHFGLNTFDDKEWGYGDVSPEIFNPKKLDCEQWVKTCVKAGIKELIVTAKHHDGFCLWPTHLTEYCIRNSPYKNGKGDIVGELAAACKKYNLKFGVYLSPWDRHQANYGTPQYVDYFYKALRELLTNYGTISEVWFDGANGGDGWYGGAKELRKIDRKTYYQFERAYQMIGQFQPEAIIFSDGGPGCRWIGNENGFAGATNWSFLRSKDVYPGYERYEELQYGHADGDKWVPGECDVSIRPGWFYHPAEDTQVKSVDQLVDLYYRSVGHNANLLLNFPITRDGLICPTDSANAVNYHLRICRELDHNLLSGIHPHASNERGNVFKAKAVTDGEYDTYWATADGVNRATLEFKLPRKEKINRFLLQEYIPLGQRVKLFVVEYYCNGQWLPVKPGEETTTIGYKRILRFPTLLTDRIRVRFLDSRACLCINNVEAFYSGDDRVPQVASKEIEVKGYPFTLPKVDVGEMAKCMDRNDTTTCFVIGHEILIDLGQKRLIRSFYYLPDQHTYHRGLIANYELSVGLSSDSLSQVVAKGEFSNIRNHPVWQLVFFAPVYARYVLFKATRMIHEGEQLGLAEIRIE; encoded by the coding sequence ATGAGAAAAAATATATTGTTTGTTTGTTTGTTGTTTTTAGCTGTGCAGGTTTTCGCGGGAACTCCTTTGCGAGATGCTCCGAAACCTCTTTCTCCGCTTCCTCTGCCTAAACAGGTGAAATGGGAGCAAATGGAAACTTTGGCTTTTGTTCATTTTGGATTGAACACCTTTGATGATAAGGAGTGGGGATACGGAGATGTTTCTCCGGAAATATTTAATCCAAAAAAGTTGGATTGTGAACAATGGGTGAAAACGTGTGTAAAGGCTGGTATAAAAGAGCTGATTGTTACAGCTAAACACCATGATGGTTTTTGTCTTTGGCCCACTCATCTTACAGAATATTGTATACGGAACTCTCCTTATAAAAATGGAAAGGGAGATATTGTAGGAGAATTGGCTGCCGCTTGTAAGAAATATAATTTAAAATTTGGTGTATATCTTTCTCCTTGGGATAGACATCAAGCGAATTATGGTACACCGCAATATGTGGATTACTTTTATAAAGCATTGAGAGAACTATTGACGAACTATGGTACCATATCTGAAGTTTGGTTTGATGGAGCTAATGGTGGTGATGGCTGGTATGGTGGAGCGAAGGAATTGCGCAAAATTGATCGGAAGACTTATTACCAGTTTGAACGAGCTTATCAGATGATAGGTCAGTTTCAGCCTGAAGCGATTATTTTTTCCGACGGAGGTCCCGGTTGCCGTTGGATTGGCAATGAGAATGGTTTTGCCGGGGCAACCAATTGGTCGTTTTTACGCTCTAAAGATGTTTATCCCGGTTATGAAAGATATGAGGAATTGCAATACGGTCATGCTGATGGAGATAAATGGGTACCTGGGGAGTGTGATGTTTCTATCAGACCGGGATGGTTTTATCATCCTGCCGAGGATACGCAGGTGAAGTCTGTCGATCAGTTGGTCGATCTCTATTATCGAAGCGTAGGGCATAATGCCAATCTTCTATTGAATTTTCCTATAACTCGTGATGGTTTGATATGTCCTACCGATTCGGCCAATGCTGTAAATTATCATCTTCGCATTTGCCGTGAATTGGATCATAATTTGTTATCGGGAATACATCCGCATGCTTCTAATGAGCGTGGAAATGTATTTAAAGCAAAAGCAGTAACAGATGGTGAATATGATACGTATTGGGCAACAGCGGATGGAGTGAATCGAGCTACTCTTGAATTTAAATTACCCCGGAAAGAAAAAATAAATCGTTTTTTGCTTCAGGAATACATACCACTGGGGCAACGGGTTAAATTATTTGTTGTAGAGTACTATTGCAATGGGCAGTGGTTACCCGTGAAACCGGGTGAAGAGACTACGACTATCGGTTATAAGCGTATTCTTAGGTTCCCTACCCTATTAACGGACCGCATTAGGGTGCGTTTTCTTGACTCCCGTGCTTGTTTGTGTATCAATAATGTAGAAGCCTTTTATTCTGGTGACGATCGTGTTCCTCAAGTTGCTTCCAAGGAAATAGAAGTGAAGGGATATCCGTTTACTCTCCCGAAGGTTGATGTTGGTGAAATGGCAAAGTGTATGGACCGGAATGATACGACGACTTGTTTTGTCATTGGACATGAGATTTTGATTGATTTGGGCCAAAAACGTTTGATACGTTCTTTTTATTATTTACCGGATCAACATACTTATCATAGAGGTTTGATTGCCAATTATGAATTGTCTGTCGGTCTTTCATCAGATAGTCTTAGCCAGGTGGTGGCGAAAGGAGAATTTTCCAATATTCGTAACCATCCTGTTTGGCAGTTGGTTTTCTTTGCTCCGGTATATGCCCGTTATGTTTTATTTAAAGCGACTCGTATGATTCACGAAGGTGAACAGTTGGGTTTGGCAGAGATAAGAATCGAATAA
- a CDS encoding family 20 glycosylhydrolase: protein MKKISIKFLLLVYLISFMCSAKAEQVGMELPLIPYPQHLERQKGYFILSPETRLIVHDEGRFVKDIAYFQSLITPLLGRGLNYESGKNSIEFDYTAELKEPEAYRLSINPDKIIVEASGSAGAFYAIQTIRQLLPVEVEIHAKAKTLLSLPALQIFDCPAFSWRGCMIDVSRHFFSIDYLKKQIDRMALFKMNKLHLHLTDDQGWRIEIKKYPELTIQGAWRVFNNQDTLCMEMAKSNPDLKIDQRYIINKDGKQFYGGYYTQDQIRDLVSYATFRHVDLIPEIDMPGHMLAAIAEYPYLAGVEKIGWGKTFTTPLCPCKEDVYTFVDNVLSEVMDLFPSKYIHIGADEVDKTVWSHSELCKKFMKDSGIKDFNELQTYFVHRVTDFIKSKGRQSITWDDAIDGNLDSSVNVMYWRGWVHTSLPKAARNGNPIIMSPTSPLYFDYIPDRSSLEAVYYMNVAGADFPVGKVFLIKGAQANMWTEKIPSEQRADFMLFPRLTALAERLWTHQDLFESYSKRLLANYPRLDAMKVHYRLPDLSGFAQESVFVKETAFKVDNPFAAMAVHYTTDGAIPTIESEVLAGPLKVTQPVQIRFALFSPSGAHGDIYTVNYRKVAWSKPVHGGHFIEGLSCSFYDGLFKNTSAIKSISDGNQIVDGINVPKDFVTKSFALKYTGYIKVPDTGIYTFYLTCDDGGKLYIDNGVVVDNDGLHSAVERTGQVALSKGAHRFALDFIEGGGGFTLKLKYSIGNNAPKDVPSSWLIH from the coding sequence TAGGGATGGAATTACCTCTTATTCCTTATCCACAGCATTTGGAAAGGCAAAAAGGATATTTTATTTTATCGCCTGAAACGCGCCTTATTGTTCATGACGAGGGACGTTTTGTAAAAGATATTGCTTATTTCCAATCATTAATAACTCCTTTACTTGGGCGGGGACTTAATTATGAAAGTGGTAAAAATTCAATCGAATTTGATTATACTGCAGAGCTGAAGGAACCGGAAGCTTATCGCCTTTCTATCAATCCGGACAAAATTATAGTTGAAGCTTCCGGAAGTGCTGGTGCTTTTTATGCCATACAAACCATCAGGCAATTATTGCCTGTTGAGGTGGAGATCCATGCTAAAGCGAAAACTCTTCTTTCTTTACCTGCATTACAAATCTTTGACTGTCCCGCTTTTTCGTGGAGAGGTTGTATGATAGATGTTTCCAGGCATTTCTTTTCCATTGATTATTTGAAAAAGCAAATCGATCGTATGGCTTTATTTAAAATGAATAAATTGCATTTGCATCTGACTGATGATCAAGGATGGCGTATTGAGATAAAAAAATATCCGGAGCTTACGATACAAGGGGCATGGAGGGTCTTTAATAATCAGGATACTTTGTGTATGGAAATGGCAAAAAGTAATCCAGATCTTAAAATAGATCAACGTTATATCATCAATAAAGACGGAAAGCAATTTTATGGAGGTTATTACACTCAGGATCAGATAAGAGATTTAGTGAGTTATGCCACTTTCCGTCACGTTGATCTTATTCCTGAAATTGATATGCCGGGACATATGTTGGCCGCTATTGCAGAATATCCTTATTTGGCCGGTGTTGAAAAAATAGGTTGGGGTAAAACGTTCACCACGCCGCTCTGTCCCTGTAAAGAGGATGTTTATACGTTTGTAGATAATGTTTTATCGGAAGTCATGGATTTGTTTCCCTCAAAATACATTCATATTGGAGCTGATGAAGTGGATAAAACGGTGTGGTCACATTCGGAACTCTGCAAAAAATTCATGAAAGATTCCGGGATAAAGGATTTTAATGAACTGCAGACTTACTTTGTACATCGGGTTACGGATTTTATAAAATCTAAAGGGCGTCAATCCATTACCTGGGATGATGCGATTGATGGAAATCTTGATTCTTCGGTTAATGTGATGTATTGGAGAGGATGGGTGCATACTTCTTTGCCTAAAGCTGCACGCAATGGAAATCCTATAATCATGTCTCCTACTAGTCCTTTGTATTTTGATTATATACCTGACAGGAGTTCACTTGAAGCAGTGTATTATATGAATGTTGCGGGTGCTGATTTTCCTGTCGGAAAAGTATTTTTGATAAAAGGGGCACAAGCTAATATGTGGACAGAGAAGATTCCTTCCGAACAGAGAGCGGATTTCATGCTCTTTCCCCGATTGACTGCTTTAGCCGAACGGTTGTGGACCCATCAAGATTTGTTTGAAAGTTATTCGAAGCGATTATTGGCTAATTATCCGCGTTTGGATGCTATGAAAGTGCATTACCGCTTGCCAGATTTGTCAGGTTTTGCCCAGGAAAGTGTTTTTGTCAAGGAAACTGCTTTTAAGGTTGACAATCCGTTTGCTGCAATGGCGGTTCATTATACGACAGATGGTGCTATTCCTACTATTGAGTCAGAGGTTCTCGCTGGGCCATTAAAAGTTACTCAGCCGGTACAGATCAGATTTGCTTTGTTTAGTCCTAGTGGAGCACATGGGGATATCTATACTGTAAACTACCGCAAGGTCGCTTGGTCTAAGCCTGTTCATGGCGGTCATTTTATAGAGGGGTTATCTTGTTCGTTCTATGATGGTTTATTTAAGAATACATCGGCGATTAAAAGCATCAGTGATGGAAATCAGATTGTAGACGGGATAAATGTTCCGAAAGATTTTGTCACCAAATCATTTGCTCTTAAATATACAGGGTATATAAAGGTTCCTGATACGGGAATTTATACATTTTATCTGACTTGTGATGATGGTGGAAAATTATACATTGATAATGGAGTGGTAGTGGATAATGACGGTTTGCATTCCGCTGTAGAGAGGACCGGACAGGTAGCATTATCTAAAGGTGCCCACCGATTTGCTCTTGATTTTATTGAAGGTGGCGGTGGATTTACTCTAAAATTGAAATATAGTATAGGTAACAATGCACCTAAAGATGTTCCAAGTAGTTGGTTGATTCATTAA